The following are encoded together in the Lactuca sativa cultivar Salinas chromosome 1, Lsat_Salinas_v11, whole genome shotgun sequence genome:
- the LOC111906495 gene encoding uncharacterized protein LOC111906495 isoform X1, protein MDFHNMKRMELQALCKEHKIPANSANSVLIDKLSQLLNVKQEKQKPGTRQRACIKSSVEAIDESESAVSRRQAKKVRFSQEVEYERSGKKQKAIEPVVTGIKGRTRSVAKKVDEPAVDDVNNATDDDVQIPVKVTRSRAHILEKVDVVSADGRKQGRRAVKDVQKESEEVKETEGNLGKVTRSKANTVGKGNAQPEKSKPSKKEAKDVEKESEPVKETVVVRARVTRSKAQTVTEDIKEPELSPQFKKKHGRQTEKDEAEVELSKEVKDVPVRATRSRGQTLNTDSVVANPPAEKKRTRRDDSEAANPPVEKKRTRRDDSEAANPPVEKKRTRRDTIVVDLSHNTGNEDKGEKLGRGRSKKISEERIAEVPETQNNADKGTRQSRRNKATVEAPTVVDQDVSKVESINEKKVTRSKAPLAKKSSGSKAEVQQLEEPSEPAGRRNVNRRKSVMQPKVTEVVLPLKEPVNIPKKDTRRKSVVQKAQGKGNKKPPVGKKEIVKETEKRESPIRKTVAKKQSKDASEKGMKAVASGYESKNSRKRSGDPIVEDQIVKPEPASTRKESVAKKEQESVEKTPASKKVAMSEGNRSKKKAKLSEIKQSDSEDHVEKSISMETPILKMANLGLDDKVMETEQTPAIVESGRRFTRGVIRSDRKEPSQSAIIEQNTGVARFSSHNTPGRFTRSGIKVDEKEQPSESAHQSLTFDDALNASPEDAVAEPSPEDSIAVPTEVSNETHAHIVDRTSNLSALESLELPTIDVLSDGSHVFNQNQEVHVSSEIVVEAEVQVAVNSENSVVPEVSEKETELTISESTSEGLENDARVEEPSVSAVKTVEVQESDNISLEESDFNEVEALAEPSMVEGVNQFIADDQACAKKDEDDPDNEEGEKASNQKHEDVENIVDAQEMDLVVEGDVLEPNRDSIQESTLGEDKLQGLGMDENDPKDEKATVPESLTTHSEPEKEFDVVEAEYEPTTATATVTESVIAHNEPAKELESDIVSSAGNDVQGIPILGQSDDEDEGVDNVRKHESNTNDQDGESEQSEQEQLTSHYSFGMEDQGIGKDEPEPALNEKEPILHEVFTSSSDQGPRPSHNEDVPELLEDLTKSPDQKPEPSLSLAVDEITCDTVDASTSKEAPENPTLVDEEKQMDGHKLREDFSAQENPAIEESLPAVYTKEESTIDGLATNQLPGDIGSYKSPITEEESPVDDMVSYPVTSSKEEERNEQEDLGNYSHGTDDFQKPASTNQSDDVAGQSMKDDQVPEFQTSAIDEASTPAIGGATVGFFNWSDSSLKELLKTPVTTQVSHAEECQQSVVRSALPAEDGIEGKATPYPDLSLKSLFTTPATLRENRQQSTVRFDLTEEVDDTENNATNIPCSSLKASLTTPTTTRVNYEKEPEENTVRFAVPIEDDTEHNANQNPDSSLKALFKTPATTKISHVQDVSSLKTLFATPATTRINRVNDPQENSVSVALPDKDDTEHNATQNPDSTLRALFKTPATTQISNVQDYSSLKTLFATPATTGISRVNDPQENSVSLAVADKDENATPNPALSLNAFLKTPATTRVSHVEEHQESLPDEDDTESNATQNSDLSLKAFFATPAITRVSHVEDNQQSVNEYTNTTQGPGSSLKVSMNTPATTQISHGKHLHENTIKFSFPDDLQEKTVEYALPIEDDMEGNAPQNPDLSVKTFATPATTWASHVENYQQSTLKFTLPSEDDTKGNATQSQGSSLKLSSATTQNQDLSLRTLFATQSTTRVSHVKEHEQSTVRFELPIEDDMEHNATENPDSSHKVFPKTPATTQRFTLLDEGSAGNATQNPDLSLRTLFATPSTTQVSYVQHSHQTTITFHEDEKQGTAATQDQGHDEDKKSDMNFQDFAHKYFDDDEVDYYHGEHSSNDQVDEIKQHNLPSEVAGTSHHDASGLKDRSFFTGEGTTQSPSPSENFGGPNFDIARKFFEDKEVDFGSSDNSGDEMKQQDTGRREM, encoded by the exons ATGGATTTTCATAATATGAAAAGGATGGAACTTCAAGCGCTATGCAAGGAACACAAAATTCCTGCGAATTCTGCCAACTCCGTGTTGATTGATAAGCTTTCTCAGCTTCTCAAT GTAAAGCAGGAAAAACAGAAACCCGGAACACGACAACGTGCTTGTATAAAGAGTTCAGTTGAAGCCATAGATGAGAGTGAATCTGCAGTGTCAAGAAGGCAAGCAAAGAAAGTTAGGTTTAGTCAAGAAGTTGAGTATGAACGATCTGGCAAAAAACAGAAGGCTATAGAGCCTGTGGTTACTGGGATCAAAGGTAGAACTAGATCTGTGGCGAAGAAGGTCGATGAACCTGCTGTTGATGATGTTAATAATGCCACTGATGATGATGTACAAATTCCTGTTAAGGTTACTAGGTCTAGGGCTCATATATTGGAAAAGGTTGATGTCGTATCAGCTGATGGAAGGAAGCAAGGTAGAAGGGCTGTAAAAGATGTACAAAAGGAAAGTGAGGAAGTTAAAGAAACTGAAGGCAATCTTGGCAAAGTCACCAGATCAAAGGCGAACACAGTGGGAAAAGGCAATGCTCAACCTGAAAAAAGTAAGCCAAGCAAAAAAGAAGCTAAAGATGTTGAAAAGGAAAGTGAACCAGTTAAAGAAACCGTTGTTGTTCGTGCTAGAGTTACACGGTCAAAGGCACAAACTGTGACAGAAGACATTAAGGAACCTGAATTGAGTCCTCAATTTAAGAAAAAACATGGTAGACAAACAGAAAAAGATGAGGCAGAAGTTGAGCTCTCTAAGGAGGTTAAGGATGTTCCAGTTAGAGCTACAAGGTCTAGAGGACAAACTTTAAACACTGATAGTGTGGTTGCTAATCCTCCAGCTGAAAAGAAAAGAACTAGAAGGGATGATAGTGAGGCTGCTAATCCTCCAGTAGAGAAGAAAAGAACTAGAAGGGATGATAGTGAGGCTGCTAATCCTCCAGTAGAGAAGAAAAGAACTAGAAGGGACACCATTGTTGTTGATCTGAGCCATAACACAGGCAATGAAGATAAAGGTGAGAAATTGGGGCGTGGGAGATCAAAGAAAATAAGTGAAGAGAGAATTGCTGAAGTTCCTGAAACTCAAAATAATGCTGATAAGGGCACAAGGCAGTCAAGGCGAAACAAGGCAACAGTTGAAGCGCCCACAGTTGTGGATCAAGATGTAAGCAAAGTGGAATCTATTAATGAAAAGAAAGTTACAAGGTCCAAAGCTCCTCTTGCAAAGAAATCTTCTGGAAGCAAAGCTGAGGTTCAACAGCTTGAGGAACCATCAGAGCCTGCAGGTAGAAGGAATGTAAATCGAAGAAAATCTGTCATGCAGCCTAAAGTAACTGAAGTGGTTCTTCCTCTTAAAGAACCTGTGAACATTCCTAAAAAGGACACCAGGCGAAAATCTGTTGTGCAAAAAGCTCAGGGGAAAGGAAACAAGAAACCTCCTGTTGGAAAGAAAGAAATAGTAAAAGAAACCGAGAAGCGTGAATCTCCTATTCGTAAGACTGTTGCAAAAAAGCAATCAAAAGATGCTTCTGAAAAAGGAATGAAAGCAGTTGCTAGTGGTTATGAGAGTAAAAATTCTAGGAAACGAAGTGGAGACCCTATTGTTGAAGATCAGATTGTTAAGCCTGAGCCTGCGTCTACACGTAAAGAATCTGTTGCAAAAAAAGAGCAAGAGAGTGTTGAAAAGACACCTGCATCTAAAAAAGTTGCAATGAGCGAAGGTAATAGGTCTAAAAAGAAGGCAAAATTGAGTGAAATAAAACAAAGCGATTCAGAGGACCATGTTGAAAAATCCATTTCAATGGAGACACCAATTTTAAAGATGGCGAATCTTGGATTAGATGATAAAGTTATGGAGACGGAGCAAACTCCCGCTATTGTTGAATCTGGTAGGCGGTTTACACGTGGTGTAATAAGAAGTGATAGAAAGGAGCCAAGTCAGTCAGCCATTATAGAGCAAAATACTGGAGTAGCTCGTTTCTCCTCGCATAACACTCCAGGTCGATTTACACGCAGTGGAATCAAGGTTGATGAAAAGGAGCAGCCAAGTGAGTCGGCTCATCAGAGTCTAACTTTTGATGATGCTCTTAATGCCTCACCTGAAGATGCAGTAGCTGAGCCTAGTCCAGAGGATTCTATAGCAGTTCCAACTGAAGTTTCTAACGAAACTCATGCTCATATAGTAGACAGAACAAGCAATTTATCAGCTTTAGAATCTTTGGAGTTGCCAACCATTGATGTACTTTCAGATGgatctcatgtatttaatcagaATCAGGAAGTTCATGTCAGTTCAGAGATAGTTGTGGAAGCTGAAGTTCAGGTAGCAGTAAATTCAGAAAACTCTGTGGTTCCAGAAGTTTCTGAAAAAGAAACGGAATTGACAATATCAGAATCCACATCAGAGGGGCTGGAAAATGATGCGAGGGTTGAAGAACCATCTGTTTCTGCTGTGAAGACTGTTGAAGTACAAGAGAGTGATAATATTTCCCTAGAAGAGTCTGACTTTAATG AGGTTGAAGCTTTGGCAGAGCCATCAATGGTCGAAGGTGTGAATCAGTTTATTGCAGATGATCAAGCTTGTGCTAAAAAAGATGAGGATGACCCTGATAATGAAGAAGGTGAGAAGGCTAGCAATCAGAAACATGAAGATGTTGAAAATATAGTTGATGCCCAGGAGATGGATCTTGTAGTGGAAGGAGATGTTCTTGAACCTAACAGAGATTCTATTCAGGAATCAACATTGGGTGAGGATAAGCTTCAGGGTCTTGGCATGGATGAAAATGATCCTAAAGATGAAAAAGCTACTGTTCCAGAAAGTTTGACCACACACAGTGAGCCTGAAAAGGAGTTTGATGTGGTCGAAGCTGAATACGAGCCTACAACTGCAACTGCAACTGTTACAGAAAGTGTAATTGCACACAATGAGCCTGCAAAGGAGTTGGAATCTGATATAGTGTCATCTGCTGGTAATGATGTTCAAGGGATCCCTATTTTGGGCCaatctgatgatgaagatgaaggtGTTGACAATGTCAGGAAACATGAATCAAACACAAATGACCAGGATGGAGAATCTGAACAATCTGAACAGGAACAACTAACAAGTCATTATAGTTTTGGCATGGAAGACCAGGGAATTGGGAAAGATGAACCAGAGCCTGCTCTGAATGAAAAAGAGCCCATTCTGCATGAAGTTTTTACCAGTTCGTCTGACCAAGGACCAAGGCCATCTCATAATGAAGATGTGCCCGAGTTGCTCGAAGACTTAACCAAGTCTCCTGACCAAAAACCAGAGCCATCCTTGAGTCTTGCTGTTGATGAAATTACATGTGATACTGTTGATGCGTCAACAAGCAAAGAGGCACCAGAAAACCCCACATTAGTTGATGAAGAAAAACAGATGGATGGTCACAAGTTGAGGGAAGATTTTTCAGCTCAAGAGAACCCAGCCATTGAAGAAAGCTTGCCAGCTGTGTATACAAAAGAAGAAT CTACTATTGATGGGTTGGCCACAAATCAACTTCCTGGAGATATTGGATCTTATAAAAGTCCGATTACAGAAGAAGAAT ctCCTGTTGATGATATGGTATCGTATCCAGTAACTTCCTCTAAGGAAGAAGAAAGAAACGAGCAAG AAGATTTGGGGAATTATAGTCATGGAACAGATGACTTTCAGAAACCAGCTTCAACAAACCAAAGTGATGATGTAGCAGGTCAAAGCATGAAAG ATGACCAAGTTCCAGAATTCCAAACTTCTGCCATAGACGAAGCTTCTACTCCTGCAATTGGAGGTGCAACTGTTGGGTTTTTCAACTGGTCCG ATTCGTCCCTAAAAGAGTTATTAAAAACACCAGTCACAACTCAAGTCAGTCATGCAGAAGAGTGTCAGCAAAGTGTGGTCAGATCTGCCCTTCCTGCTGAAG ATGGCATAGAAGGCAAAGCAACACCATATCCAGATCTTTCTCTGAAATCTTTATTTACAACACCAGCCACATTGCGAGAAAACCGTCAGCAGAGTACAGTTAGATTTGACCTCACTGAGGAAG TAGATGACACAGAAAATAATGCAACAAACATTCCATGTTCATCTCTGAAAGCATCGCTTACAACTCCAACCACAACTCGTGTCAATTATGAAAAAGAACCTGAGGAGAATACAGTCAGATTTGCTGTTCCCATTGAAG ATGACACGGAGCATAATGCAAATCAAAATCCTGATTCGTCTCTAAAAGCATTATTTAAAACACCAGCTACAACTAAAATCAGTCATGTACAAG ATGTTTCCTCTTTGAAAACGTTATTTGCAACACCTGCTACCACTCGAATCAATCGTGTGAATGACCCTCAGGAAAATTCTGTCAGTGTTGCCTTGCCTGATAAAG ATGACACAGAGCACAATGCAACACAAAATCCAGATTCGACTCTGAGAGCTTTATTTAAAACACCAGCCACAACTCAAATCAGTAATGTACAAG ATTATTCTTCTCTGAAAACGTTATTTGCAACACCAGCCACTACTGGAATCAGTCGTGTGAATGACCCTCAGGAAAATTCTGTCAGTCTTGCTGTGGCTGATAAAG ATGAGAATGCAACACCAAATCCAGCATTGTCTCTGAATGCGTTTCTTAAAACACCTGCCACAACCCGAGTCAGTCATGTAGAAGAACATCAGGAAAGTCTTCCAGATGAAG ATGACACAGAAAGTAATGCAACACAAAATTCAGACCTGTCTCTGAAAGCCTTTTTTGCAACACCTGCCATAACTCGAGTCAGTCATGTTGAAGACAATCAACAGAGTGTCAATGAATACACCAATACAACACAAGGTCCAGGTTCATCTCTCAAAGTGTCAATGAATACACCTGCTACAACTCAAATCAGTCATGGCAAACATCTTCATGAGAATACAATTAAATTTTCCTTTCCTGATGATCTTCAGGAGAAAACAGTCGAATATGCCCTTCCCATTGAAG ATGACATGGAAGGCAATGCACCACAAAATCCAGATTTGTCTGTGAAAACATTTGCAACACCAGCCACAACTTGGGCCAGTCATGTAGAAAACTATCAGCAGAGTACTTTAAAATTTACCCTTCCTTCTGAAG ATGACACAAAAGGCAATGCAACACAAAGTCAAGGTTCTTCTCTGAAATTGTCATCTGCAACAACACAAAATCAAGATTTGTCTCTGAGAACGTTGTTTGCAACACAATCCACAACCCGAGTCAGCCATGTAAAAGAGCATGAGCAGAGTACAGTCAGATTTGAGCTTCCCATTGAAG ATGACATGGAACACAATGCAACTGAAAATCCAGACTCGTCTCATAAAGTGTTTCCTAAAACACCAGCCACAACTCAAAGATTTACCCTTCTCGATGAAGGTAGTGCAG GGAATGCGACACAAAATCCTGATTTATCTTTGAGAACTTTGTTTGCAACGCCTTCCACAACTCAAGTCAGTTATGTACAACACAGTCACCAGACTACAATTACATTTCATGAAG ATGAAAAGCAAGGCACTGCTGCAACACAGGACCAAGGTCACGATGAGGATAAAAAAAGTGATATGAACTTTCAAGATTTTGCTCATAAGtattttgatgatgatgaagtAGATTATTATCATGGTGAGCATTCGAGTAACGACCAAGTGGATGAAATTAAACAACATAACCTGCCGAGTGAAGTAGCAGGAACAAGTCACCATGATGCTTCTGGCTTAAAAGATAGGTCCTTTTTTACTGgtgaag GTACAACACAATCTCCCAGTCCTAGTGAGAATTTTGGAGGCCCAAATTTTGACATTGCACGTAAGTTTTTTGAAGATAAAGAAGTAGATTTTGGTTCCAGTGATAACTCGGGTGATGAAATGAAGCAACAAGATACAG GGAGAAGAGAAATGTAA